Proteins encoded in a region of the Desulfosoma sp. genome:
- a CDS encoding homoserine dehydrogenase — protein sequence MDSIRIGLIGWGTVGCGMLRTLKENAKEIHARVGVPLHVVRVADLDLETPRPVAVDPGILTRSAQDILDDPSIHIVVELIGGLEPARSFILRALENGKHVVTANKALLAHHGNEIFSFAARCGRSVGFEASVAGGIPLLKALREGLSANRLDTLFGILNGTANYILTRMTEEGLPFAKALAEAQRQGYAEADPSLDVDGIDTAHKLAIAGAMSFGTSICFDKVYVEGIRHIDLLDVQFAAEFGYRLKLLAIARHADGQLELRVHPTLIPERHVLASVRGAYNAVHIHGNAVGNIMLYGLGAGMMPTGSAVVADLIDLARDMAMGVVHRVPPLGFLPEHTTEIPVKSMDDVVTRYYFRFSAVDRPGVLSKISGILGTNQISIAAVIQKGREVEGAVPIVMLTHEAVEKDVRRSLEAIDRLDIVRGPTKLIRIEDRTDNAVSNA from the coding sequence ATGGACTCCATACGCATCGGACTCATCGGCTGGGGGACCGTCGGATGCGGCATGCTACGCACCCTGAAGGAAAACGCCAAGGAAATCCACGCACGCGTAGGTGTTCCCTTGCATGTGGTTCGCGTGGCCGATCTGGATCTGGAAACTCCCAGGCCGGTGGCTGTGGATCCCGGGATTCTGACCCGTTCAGCCCAGGACATTTTGGACGATCCCTCCATTCACATTGTGGTGGAGCTGATCGGAGGTCTGGAACCTGCTCGAAGTTTCATCTTGAGAGCGTTAGAGAACGGAAAACATGTGGTAACCGCCAACAAGGCCCTCTTGGCGCACCATGGCAATGAGATCTTTTCTTTCGCCGCCCGGTGTGGTCGGTCCGTGGGATTTGAAGCGTCCGTGGCCGGCGGGATTCCCCTTCTTAAGGCCTTACGAGAAGGTCTCAGCGCCAACCGATTGGACACCCTCTTCGGTATTCTTAACGGCACGGCCAATTACATTCTCACGCGCATGACCGAAGAGGGTTTACCTTTTGCCAAGGCTTTGGCGGAAGCCCAACGCCAAGGTTACGCCGAAGCGGATCCTTCCTTGGATGTGGATGGCATCGATACGGCTCATAAGCTGGCCATTGCCGGAGCCATGAGTTTCGGAACATCCATTTGTTTTGACAAGGTGTATGTGGAAGGAATCCGCCATATCGATTTGTTGGATGTGCAGTTCGCCGCCGAATTCGGTTACCGCCTCAAACTTCTGGCCATTGCCAGGCATGCGGACGGGCAACTGGAGCTTCGTGTGCATCCCACACTGATTCCGGAACGTCATGTGCTGGCCAGTGTGCGGGGTGCCTACAACGCTGTCCATATTCACGGAAACGCCGTCGGGAACATCATGCTTTACGGACTTGGTGCCGGCATGATGCCCACGGGCAGTGCCGTGGTCGCCGATCTCATCGATCTGGCTCGGGACATGGCCATGGGCGTCGTCCATCGGGTGCCTCCTTTGGGTTTTCTTCCGGAACACACTACAGAGATTCCCGTCAAATCCATGGACGACGTGGTCACACGGTATTATTTCCGTTTTTCCGCCGTGGATCGTCCCGGAGTCCTATCGAAAATCTCTGGCATTCTCGGCACCAATCAGATCAGCATCGCGGCCGTGATTCAGAAAGGACGGGAAGTGGAAGGGGCCGTTCCCATCGTCATGCTGACCCACGAGGCGGTGGAAAAGGATGTCCGCCGATCCTTGGAAGCCATTGACCGCTTGGACATTGTGCGCGGCCCGACAAAATTGATTCGCATCGAAGATCGAACCGATAACGCCGTATCCAACGCATAA
- the alaC gene encoding alanine transaminase, which yields MNFNIEQFTRMRRLPPYVFAQVNALKMERRRAGEDIIDLGMGNPDLPTPQHIVDKLVEAAQKPHNHRYSASRGITKLRHAIVDWYKRRYDVDLDPETEAVVTIGAKEGLSHLVLALVNPGDVVFSPNPTYPIHPYSVVIAGGDLRSIPIAPDRDFFEDLQIAAKQTWPRPKMLIISFPHNPTTAVVDLPFFEKVVAFAKDHHLMVIHDLAYADLVFDGYKAPSILQVPDAKDVAVEFFSMSKSYSMAGWRVGFCVGNREMVGALTRLKSYLDYGIFQPIQIAAIIALNGDQSCVQEIVDVYRSRRDVLVDGLRRIGWRMPKPKGTMFVWAPIPERFRSMGSVEFSKFLIEKAKVAVSPGLGFGEYGDDHVRFALVENEMRIKQAIRGIRKAFQEA from the coding sequence ATGAATTTCAACATCGAACAATTTACCCGCATGCGCCGCCTTCCGCCTTACGTCTTCGCCCAAGTGAACGCCTTGAAGATGGAAAGGCGGCGAGCCGGTGAAGACATTATCGATCTCGGCATGGGAAATCCCGATCTTCCCACGCCTCAGCACATTGTGGACAAATTGGTGGAAGCAGCCCAAAAACCCCATAACCATCGTTACTCGGCATCTCGAGGCATCACCAAGCTGCGTCATGCCATTGTGGATTGGTATAAGCGCCGCTACGATGTGGATCTGGATCCCGAAACGGAGGCGGTGGTCACCATCGGCGCCAAGGAAGGCCTTTCCCATCTGGTCCTGGCCCTGGTCAATCCCGGGGATGTGGTCTTTTCACCAAACCCGACCTATCCCATCCACCCGTACTCGGTGGTGATCGCCGGAGGCGATCTCCGCTCCATTCCCATCGCTCCTGATAGAGACTTTTTTGAAGACCTTCAGATCGCCGCCAAACAAACGTGGCCGCGTCCGAAGATGCTCATTATCTCGTTTCCCCACAATCCCACCACGGCCGTGGTGGATCTGCCGTTTTTTGAAAAGGTTGTGGCCTTTGCCAAGGACCATCACCTCATGGTCATTCACGATCTCGCCTACGCGGATCTTGTCTTTGACGGCTATAAGGCTCCGAGCATTTTGCAGGTGCCGGACGCCAAAGATGTGGCCGTGGAGTTTTTCTCCATGTCCAAAAGCTACAGCATGGCCGGATGGCGAGTCGGTTTTTGTGTCGGGAACCGGGAAATGGTGGGCGCGTTAACCCGACTCAAAAGCTATCTGGACTACGGCATCTTTCAGCCGATTCAGATCGCCGCCATTATCGCCCTTAACGGCGACCAAAGCTGTGTTCAGGAAATCGTCGATGTCTATCGATCCCGCCGAGACGTGCTGGTGGATGGATTGCGGCGTATCGGGTGGCGTATGCCCAAACCCAAAGGCACCATGTTTGTGTGGGCTCCTATTCCAGAACGGTTTCGATCCATGGGGTCCGTGGAATTTTCTAAATTCCTTATTGAAAAAGCTAAGGTCGCTGTCTCTCCCGGGCTGGGCTTTGGGGAATACGGAGACGATCACGTCCGGTTCGCATTGGTGGAAAACGAGATGCGCATCAAGCAGGCCATTCGCGGAATTCGCAAAGCCTTTCAAGAGGCATGA
- a CDS encoding glycoside hydrolase family 3 N-terminal domain-containing protein: MIPSTSSEDTTGRHLFLGFQGTEWKDTLRSWLRALRPGGLVLFRRNIVEASQVKALIQEANAWARSELGRPLLWAVDEEGGSVQRLAKVLGPCPSALELAKAADAAGSAQCATTLCDQVSKTAQGLRRLGIHINLAPVLDVVRNPQEHFLGSRSLGDCPQKTAHLGSLWIRCLQENGVAATAKHFPGLGTAELDPHEQLPVVKAEKAAKAREDLLPFREAVRCGVRAVMTSHAVYTFWDSEWPGSLSWKINRGLLREAWNFKGVLLSDDMNMKAIGDRYEPETVVRRSLLATVDGLLVCQDEQSAEIFARALHDVIRRHGDLQAAHRESLRRFQELMSSFF; this comes from the coding sequence ATGATTCCTTCAACATCATCCGAAGACACCACCGGTCGGCATTTGTTTCTGGGATTTCAAGGAACCGAATGGAAGGACACCTTGCGTTCCTGGTTACGTGCCTTGCGCCCTGGAGGTTTGGTCCTTTTTCGTCGTAACATCGTGGAGGCTTCTCAGGTGAAGGCCCTGATTCAGGAAGCCAACGCCTGGGCTCGCTCTGAACTGGGGCGCCCTCTTCTGTGGGCCGTGGACGAAGAAGGGGGTTCGGTGCAACGGCTGGCCAAAGTCTTGGGCCCTTGCCCTTCGGCTCTGGAACTGGCCAAGGCAGCCGACGCGGCGGGGTCGGCACAATGTGCCACGACCCTTTGTGATCAAGTGTCGAAAACGGCCCAAGGACTGCGTCGTCTGGGGATTCATATCAACTTGGCCCCCGTGTTGGATGTGGTGAGGAATCCTCAGGAACATTTCCTGGGATCCCGATCCCTTGGAGACTGTCCTCAAAAGACGGCGCACCTTGGGTCCCTCTGGATTCGATGTCTTCAAGAAAACGGAGTCGCCGCCACCGCCAAGCATTTTCCGGGACTTGGCACAGCAGAGCTGGACCCTCATGAGCAGCTTCCCGTAGTGAAGGCCGAGAAGGCAGCGAAGGCTCGAGAGGATCTGCTTCCTTTTCGCGAAGCCGTGCGATGCGGGGTTCGAGCTGTCATGACTTCGCATGCCGTCTATACCTTTTGGGATTCCGAGTGGCCAGGCTCCCTTTCCTGGAAAATCAACAGAGGTCTTTTAAGGGAGGCATGGAACTTTAAGGGTGTGCTTCTTTCCGATGATATGAACATGAAGGCCATCGGCGATCGATATGAGCCTGAAACCGTGGTACGGCGGAGCCTTTTGGCTACGGTGGATGGATTGCTGGTTTGCCAGGATGAACAAAGCGCGGAAATTTTCGCCCGAGCCCTCCATGACGTCATTCGACGTCATGGGGATCTTCAGGCCGCCCATCGGGAGTCCTTGCGTCGGTTTCAAGAGTTGATGTCATCTTTTTTTTGA
- a CDS encoding sugar phosphate nucleotidyltransferase translates to MILAAGYGTRLRPLTHVRPKALCPIWGRPLLDRWIQQAAQEGFRQVLVNAHHMPEMMLDHLQSQTWPISVRVLVEKEILGTGGGIRNALTFVENEPLVVVNADVASRVSLQSLVERHRAQGASVTMLLCRTHRFDTVHVSADGTRVTGFGHQLDSIPPKTLFKEGSKRAGLWTFSGIQVLDPFAFRSIEPGKPFHIIDLYRDWIAEGSPPAAVCREDLWWLDVGSLEIYWKLHTEYSSFDGHDGGFLDIPAGGVRIHPSASVSPSARLDSAVVVGAFSVVKEYCMLRNTILWNECCVEPGSTLENCVVTDGVVVRGTHRNKILLPFSNPIDMGCLLNGLTPLSSGSRGK, encoded by the coding sequence ATGATCCTTGCGGCCGGGTATGGAACACGCCTTCGCCCGTTGACCCACGTGAGGCCCAAAGCCTTGTGTCCCATATGGGGACGACCGCTGCTGGATCGTTGGATTCAGCAAGCAGCCCAGGAAGGTTTTCGGCAGGTTTTGGTCAACGCGCACCACATGCCTGAAATGATGTTAGACCATCTTCAATCGCAAACATGGCCGATTTCTGTGCGTGTTCTTGTGGAAAAAGAAATATTAGGCACAGGAGGCGGGATTCGTAACGCGTTAACCTTTGTGGAAAACGAGCCTTTGGTGGTTGTCAACGCCGATGTGGCATCGAGAGTGTCCTTACAAAGCCTTGTGGAACGCCATCGGGCGCAGGGGGCTTCGGTCACCATGCTTTTGTGCCGAACACACAGGTTCGATACGGTGCATGTCAGCGCCGATGGCACTCGAGTGACGGGCTTTGGTCACCAGCTGGACTCCATCCCCCCAAAGACTCTTTTCAAGGAAGGCTCAAAGCGCGCAGGTCTTTGGACCTTTTCGGGCATTCAGGTTCTTGACCCTTTTGCGTTTCGGTCCATTGAGCCCGGAAAGCCTTTTCACATCATCGATCTTTACCGCGATTGGATCGCCGAAGGAAGCCCTCCGGCGGCCGTTTGCCGTGAAGATCTGTGGTGGCTGGATGTGGGATCGCTGGAAATTTACTGGAAGCTGCACACAGAGTACTCATCCTTTGACGGGCACGATGGAGGTTTCTTGGATATACCGGCAGGTGGTGTGAGGATTCATCCATCGGCGAGTGTGTCTCCTTCTGCAAGGCTGGACTCGGCCGTTGTGGTGGGAGCTTTTAGTGTCGTCAAAGAATACTGCATGCTACGAAACACGATCCTCTGGAATGAATGTTGCGTGGAACCGGGATCGACCCTTGAAAATTGTGTGGTCACCGACGGAGTCGTTGTGCGAGGAACCCACCGAAACAAGATCTTATTACCTTTCTCGAACCCGATCGACATGGGCTGTCTTTTAAATGGATTGACGCCGCTTTCGAGCGGATCGAGGGGAAAGTGA
- a CDS encoding phosphotransferase — protein MTRVTAPLVAEGKKIFEERTEIFKNRDDRMALIKRRLLAWGFDVSEDCLSPLAGDGSDRRFYRLFQPHGRYVVLVSARKKEPVDENDAVYQIARHLHGVGVPVPALLHGDVHEGVFVFQDLGSLHLYDLVHKGPSRKRLRALYHEAVRLLVRCQRRAWQGFSASWCHDGSRYDPDFVYERELLYFQKAFLEGLMALDPPPSVVDDDFQRLAFKAGEDRFHLVFHRDYQSRNLMVSQGSLWIIDFQGMRFGPPEYDLAALLLDPYVMLPSWLMEELVKVYWRLMKDLLGGSYDVFRERYTTVALCRSLQFLAAFAFLGMVKNKRQFLRHIPAGWRRLVELLQGKAGTLYPGLRDYIQTLAASKSIQQKIQAAGKNVLFRTFG, from the coding sequence GTGACACGCGTCACAGCGCCGCTGGTTGCGGAAGGCAAAAAGATTTTTGAGGAGCGCACAGAGATTTTCAAAAACCGAGACGACCGCATGGCCTTAATCAAAAGGCGCCTCCTTGCGTGGGGCTTCGATGTTTCCGAGGACTGTCTGTCGCCTCTTGCCGGAGATGGATCGGATCGACGGTTTTACCGGCTTTTTCAACCCCATGGACGTTATGTCGTTCTGGTCAGTGCTCGAAAAAAGGAACCCGTCGACGAAAACGATGCGGTCTATCAGATCGCAAGGCACCTTCATGGAGTGGGCGTGCCGGTGCCCGCCTTGCTGCACGGGGATGTTCATGAAGGCGTGTTCGTTTTTCAAGACCTGGGATCCCTTCATCTTTACGATCTTGTTCATAAAGGCCCGTCCCGAAAACGTCTGAGAGCTTTGTATCATGAAGCCGTAAGGCTTTTGGTGCGGTGTCAACGCCGGGCATGGCAAGGTTTTTCCGCGTCTTGGTGCCATGACGGCAGCCGCTACGACCCGGATTTCGTTTACGAAAGGGAACTGCTGTATTTTCAAAAGGCTTTCCTGGAAGGACTGATGGCTCTCGATCCTCCGCCGTCGGTTGTGGACGACGATTTCCAAAGGCTTGCTTTTAAGGCGGGCGAAGACCGTTTTCATCTCGTTTTTCACAGGGATTATCAAAGTCGAAACCTCATGGTGAGCCAAGGGTCCCTTTGGATCATCGATTTTCAAGGCATGCGTTTCGGCCCGCCGGAATATGACCTGGCGGCGTTGCTCCTGGATCCCTACGTGATGCTGCCTTCTTGGCTCATGGAAGAGCTCGTAAAGGTCTATTGGCGTCTTATGAAGGATTTGTTGGGCGGATCCTATGATGTGTTTCGCGAGCGTTATACCACAGTGGCCCTATGCCGGAGTCTCCAGTTTCTTGCAGCTTTTGCTTTTTTAGGTATGGTGAAAAACAAGCGCCAATTTCTAAGGCACATTCCAGCTGGATGGCGGCGTCTCGTGGAGCTTCTTCAGGGAAAGGCGGGCACCTTATATCCGGGACTGCGAGACTATATACAAACTCTGGCTGCTTCGAAAAGTATTCAGCAAAAGATTCAAGCGGCAGGAAAAAACGTGCTCTTTCGCACGTTTGGCTGA
- a CDS encoding FAD:protein FMN transferase: MKRGKVVEKLMGTKACIEDGGQLETVMESSCFSKPKRIRGMCIAILVGFFWVCLGACGQGPEVFQTTKPLMGTVVTISVVSQDARRAYEALETAFDEIARLEAMMSVFREESEVSRVNREASQHPVPVSEELFQVIEMSLSLSEITHGAFDITVGPLMTLWPFYKKDKILPSPHALQEALSNVGYRRLVVSPRERSVFFSTAGMALDLGGIAKGFAIDRAVAVLKDHGMAAALVNAGGDIFAYGTKPDGQPWRIGLQHPRDPQTLLAVLSLTDRAVVTSGDYQRYFLKDGKRYSHIVDPRNGFTAQETASVTVIADRAAYADALATGILVLGVKEGMALVESLPGVHALIVKEGENRGLDLYVSRGFPQTLDEAFLASQGVKLIPVDR; encoded by the coding sequence ATGAAACGTGGAAAGGTTGTGGAAAAGCTCATGGGCACAAAAGCATGCATCGAAGACGGCGGCCAGTTGGAAACAGTTATGGAATCAAGTTGTTTCTCTAAGCCTAAAAGAATCCGAGGAATGTGCATCGCTATACTGGTCGGTTTTTTCTGGGTCTGTCTCGGTGCATGCGGGCAAGGCCCTGAAGTTTTTCAGACAACCAAGCCCTTGATGGGCACAGTGGTGACCATCAGTGTGGTTTCCCAGGATGCACGGCGTGCTTATGAGGCCCTGGAGACCGCCTTTGACGAGATAGCCCGCCTGGAAGCCATGATGAGTGTCTTTCGTGAGGAGAGTGAAGTGAGCCGTGTGAATAGGGAAGCCTCGCAACATCCCGTGCCGGTTTCCGAGGAGCTTTTTCAAGTGATAGAAATGTCTCTCAGCCTTTCTGAGATCACCCATGGAGCCTTTGATATCACGGTTGGACCTCTCATGACCCTTTGGCCTTTTTACAAGAAAGATAAGATTCTTCCTTCCCCACACGCTCTTCAGGAAGCCCTTTCCAATGTGGGGTATCGCCGTTTGGTGGTGTCTCCAAGAGAGCGAAGTGTTTTTTTCTCCACTGCCGGAATGGCTTTGGATTTGGGAGGCATCGCCAAAGGTTTCGCCATCGATCGAGCTGTGGCGGTATTGAAAGACCATGGCATGGCGGCGGCTTTGGTCAACGCCGGTGGAGACATCTTTGCCTACGGTACAAAACCCGATGGTCAACCATGGCGTATCGGCCTACAACATCCCAGGGATCCTCAAACCTTGCTGGCCGTGCTATCGCTTACGGACAGGGCTGTGGTAACTTCGGGAGACTACCAACGTTATTTCCTGAAGGATGGAAAACGTTACAGCCACATTGTGGATCCTCGAAACGGCTTTACAGCCCAAGAAACGGCTAGTGTGACGGTGATTGCAGATAGGGCCGCCTATGCGGACGCTTTGGCTACCGGGATTCTCGTGCTAGGCGTCAAAGAGGGTATGGCCCTGGTGGAATCTCTTCCCGGAGTGCATGCTCTGATTGTCAAGGAAGGAGAGAACAGAGGCTTGGATCTCTATGTTTCTCGAGGGTTTCCTCAGACTTTGGACGAGGCTTTCCTGGCCTCTCAAGGTGTCAAACTGATCCCTGTGGATCGGTGA
- a CDS encoding 2Fe-2S iron-sulfur cluster binding domain-containing protein gives MMTLLLGLLALSGLCALLALLLEAANTVFADYGPCQVSINEGAKEFTVKGGGRLLSTLMDHGLFIPSACGGRGSCGLCKVKVLEGAGPILPTETPYMSEEELRNGIRLSCQVRIRRNIRIEIPEAFFLIKEYRTQVISLKPLTPFIKEVHLKLLEPSEIVFKPGQFIQFQVPEYPGSSEPVYRAYSIASPARLKTEIKLVITRVERGIATTYVHNFLKEGDEVLINGPYGDFYLRHSDRYMIMIGTGSGLAPLMSILYQMADEHIDRPCTLYFGVKSRKDLFYQDEIQELLQKLPRLRYVPVLSDPLPEDHWDGETGYVTDAVARDVTDGSQMEAYLCGNPLMINAAVKLLTAKGVTEDRIFFDKFG, from the coding sequence ATGATGACCCTTCTGCTCGGACTTCTTGCCCTCAGCGGTCTATGTGCCCTGCTGGCTTTGCTTTTGGAAGCAGCCAACACCGTCTTTGCCGATTACGGCCCATGCCAGGTTTCTATCAATGAAGGAGCCAAGGAATTCACGGTCAAAGGCGGTGGCCGTCTTTTGAGCACCCTCATGGACCATGGGCTTTTCATCCCGTCTGCCTGCGGTGGCCGAGGAAGTTGCGGACTATGCAAGGTGAAGGTCCTTGAAGGCGCCGGCCCTATCTTGCCCACGGAAACGCCCTACATGAGCGAGGAAGAATTAAGAAACGGAATCCGGTTGTCCTGCCAGGTTCGTATTCGAAGGAACATTCGCATTGAAATTCCCGAAGCCTTTTTCCTGATCAAGGAATACCGGACTCAGGTCATCAGCTTAAAGCCGCTTACCCCCTTCATCAAAGAAGTCCATCTCAAACTTCTTGAACCCTCCGAAATCGTCTTTAAGCCCGGCCAATTCATTCAATTCCAGGTTCCAGAGTATCCAGGATCCTCGGAACCCGTTTATCGCGCTTATTCCATTGCGTCCCCGGCACGGCTTAAAACCGAAATCAAATTGGTGATCACTCGAGTGGAACGAGGAATCGCTACCACCTACGTTCACAATTTTCTTAAGGAAGGAGACGAGGTTCTCATCAACGGCCCTTACGGGGATTTTTATCTGCGGCATTCTGATCGATATATGATCATGATCGGCACAGGTTCCGGCCTGGCTCCTCTCATGTCCATCCTGTACCAAATGGCTGACGAACACATTGACCGTCCGTGCACGCTTTATTTCGGAGTAAAAAGTCGTAAGGATCTCTTTTATCAAGACGAGATTCAGGAGCTCCTGCAAAAATTGCCTCGGCTGCGCTATGTTCCGGTGTTATCGGATCCCCTTCCTGAAGATCATTGGGATGGAGAAACCGGGTATGTCACAGATGCAGTGGCTCGAGATGTCACCGACGGATCCCAAATGGAAGCCTATCTGTGCGGAAACCCCTTGATGATCAACGCCGCCGTGAAATTGCTCACGGCTAAGGGAGTCACCGAAGATCGTATCTTTTTTGACAAGTTCGGTTAG
- a CDS encoding Rnf-Nqr domain containing protein, translating to MESSLSAPIIFFASIFTNNILLANFLGMCSFLAISRELPSAVGLGLAVTFVMTCTTALNYLVYHYLLVPFHLVHFRFIAFIIVIAAFVQLVEMVIDRYSPRLYVVLGVFLPLITVNCAILGVCLFMVIRKYNFVQSVAYGFGGGLGWMLAIAALAGIREKLKKAPIPKALEGPGISLIVAGLMALSFMAFSGMIQMG from the coding sequence ATGGAAAGTTCATTGAGCGCTCCGATCATTTTCTTTGCTTCTATCTTTACCAACAACATTCTTTTAGCCAATTTTTTGGGTATGTGTTCCTTTTTGGCCATTTCCAGAGAGCTTCCTTCGGCCGTCGGCCTCGGACTCGCCGTCACCTTTGTCATGACCTGCACCACAGCGTTGAATTACCTCGTGTATCATTACCTTTTGGTCCCTTTTCATCTGGTCCATTTTCGGTTTATCGCCTTTATTATCGTCATCGCCGCCTTTGTACAGCTTGTGGAAATGGTCATCGACCGATATTCACCGCGCCTTTATGTGGTTCTGGGAGTCTTTTTGCCCCTGATTACGGTCAACTGTGCCATTCTTGGGGTCTGTTTGTTCATGGTCATTCGGAAATACAACTTTGTGCAGTCGGTCGCTTATGGGTTCGGAGGGGGACTCGGCTGGATGCTTGCCATCGCTGCTCTGGCAGGAATTCGAGAAAAGCTCAAGAAAGCCCCTATACCTAAGGCCTTGGAAGGACCCGGCATCAGCCTTATCGTCGCCGGACTCATGGCCCTCTCCTTTATGGCTTTTAGCGGCATGATTCAAATGGGATGA
- a CDS encoding NADH:ubiquinone reductase (Na(+)-transporting) subunit D → MAKTQVRTLFRKGVWEENPVFRQILGICSALAVTNLMTNTLIMGLGLIFVTAMSSATVSALRKITPERIRMMVQVLIIASYVMMVDIFLKAYLPDISEALGPYVGLIITNCIIMGRCEGFARNNPVWPAFLDGIASGVGYALVLLIIATVRELLGFGTLFGKPLMPSTWVPWTIMIMAPAGFFMLAVFIWIAYTLEHKKTQGKP, encoded by the coding sequence ATGGCCAAGACCCAGGTACGGACTCTATTTCGTAAAGGCGTATGGGAAGAAAATCCTGTCTTTCGCCAAATTCTTGGAATCTGTTCCGCCCTGGCCGTCACCAACCTCATGACCAATACCTTGATTATGGGGCTGGGCCTTATTTTTGTGACCGCCATGTCCAGCGCTACGGTCTCGGCACTGCGTAAGATCACCCCTGAACGCATTCGCATGATGGTCCAGGTGTTGATTATCGCTTCCTACGTGATGATGGTAGACATCTTCCTCAAGGCCTATCTGCCCGACATCAGTGAAGCGCTTGGGCCTTATGTGGGCCTGATCATCACCAACTGTATCATCATGGGACGATGTGAAGGTTTTGCCAGGAACAATCCCGTCTGGCCCGCTTTTCTCGACGGTATTGCTTCAGGTGTCGGATACGCCCTTGTACTTCTCATTATCGCCACCGTCAGAGAGCTTTTGGGCTTTGGGACCCTCTTCGGCAAGCCCCTGATGCCCTCGACATGGGTTCCCTGGACAATCATGATTATGGCCCCGGCCGGTTTTTTCATGCTCGCCGTTTTCATCTGGATTGCCTATACTCTGGAACATAAGAAAACTCAAGGTAAGCCTTAG
- a CDS encoding FMN-binding protein: MKGRLFSTLYMFLLSLVFTAAVSGLNLLHQDRIKLNEDRKMQALVLHVLNIHLEPQATDQEVSTTFSRRIRLASLGDRPLYVGLDKDASTVIGYAFPVSGPGFWGAIEAMVAVDPKVERILGIAFYRHSETPGLGGRITEDWFQKQFQGRPLQVPSTGLRFFYLKTPGTASGPTELDAITGATETSKRLEKFLDDELKQTIPLLLEQKKMQRV; encoded by the coding sequence ATGAAAGGGCGCCTTTTCTCAACCCTTTACATGTTCCTCTTGTCTTTGGTGTTTACGGCCGCGGTCAGCGGGCTGAATCTGCTTCATCAAGACCGCATCAAGCTTAATGAAGACAGGAAAATGCAAGCGCTGGTGCTGCATGTGCTGAACATTCATCTTGAACCTCAGGCCACGGACCAAGAGGTATCCACCACTTTTTCCCGGAGAATCCGTCTGGCGTCTCTGGGAGACCGCCCACTTTACGTGGGTCTCGATAAAGATGCATCCACCGTTATCGGGTATGCTTTTCCTGTCTCAGGACCCGGGTTTTGGGGAGCCATCGAAGCCATGGTGGCTGTTGATCCCAAAGTGGAACGTATCTTGGGAATTGCATTTTATCGACATAGTGAAACACCGGGGCTTGGAGGACGTATCACGGAAGATTGGTTTCAAAAGCAGTTTCAAGGCCGCCCGTTGCAGGTGCCTTCGACAGGTCTTCGATTTTTTTACCTCAAAACACCGGGAACAGCTTCGGGTCCAACGGAACTGGATGCCATCACGGGAGCCACCGAAACTTCAAAGCGTCTTGAAAAATTTCTCGATGATGAGCTGAAGCAAACCATCCCGCTTCTTTTGGAACAAAAAAAGATGCAGCGCGTGTAA